One part of the Hyalangium ruber genome encodes these proteins:
- a CDS encoding serine/threonine-protein kinase, which yields MERLLAADPSTLSSGTLISSWRVVSRRGCGSYGVVYRVEREGDPRAVPFALKLALHPLDPRFEREGELLLRINHPHVPKLEERGWVMLQGGVPFPYLVMEWVEGVPLYEWAAGQRLTSRQVLRVLAQVARALEATHAVQGVHRDVKGGNVLVHGEDAKAVLMDFGSGNFRGARTLTRQPPPPGTPQYQSPECLSFQWENLRNPTARYEAGPADDVYALGMTAYRLVTGRYPERGAGGHICAELAPLIHRMLSEEPSSRGSAREVAEALERTANSTGPDVDQPITSTRQARLASARQTPSGTPRFAVAVGMFLVLGVWWTWKWPRDEGAVEAAQQARDGGEADAGTVGLADTVRSIPVRVEQLGFERSGIGLNMPKKPIPGQRRPPCEKPEVEINGGCWIALRDAVSPCGDRSYEWQKGCYLPMFEAPQPSTSDPPNPPHAR from the coding sequence ATGGAGAGGTTGCTCGCAGCGGATCCTTCCACGCTTTCTTCCGGCACGCTGATCAGCTCATGGCGGGTGGTGAGTCGGCGGGGCTGTGGCTCCTATGGTGTTGTCTACCGCGTCGAGAGGGAAGGAGACCCGCGCGCAGTGCCCTTCGCCTTGAAGCTGGCGCTGCACCCGCTGGATCCCCGCTTCGAGCGGGAGGGGGAGCTGCTCTTGCGCATCAACCACCCCCATGTGCCAAAGCTGGAGGAGCGAGGCTGGGTGATGCTTCAGGGGGGCGTGCCCTTTCCGTACCTGGTGATGGAGTGGGTGGAAGGCGTGCCTCTGTACGAGTGGGCCGCCGGGCAGCGGCTCACATCGCGACAGGTGCTACGGGTGCTGGCGCAGGTGGCTCGTGCCCTGGAGGCGACGCACGCGGTGCAGGGTGTTCACCGCGACGTCAAAGGGGGCAATGTCCTGGTGCATGGCGAGGACGCCAAAGCCGTACTGATGGACTTCGGCTCGGGCAACTTCCGTGGAGCGCGCACCCTCACCCGCCAGCCCCCGCCACCAGGAACACCTCAGTACCAGAGCCCCGAGTGTCTGAGCTTCCAATGGGAGAACCTCCGCAACCCCACTGCGCGCTACGAGGCTGGGCCGGCGGATGACGTGTATGCGCTGGGGATGACGGCCTACCGACTCGTCACGGGCAGGTATCCGGAGCGCGGGGCGGGGGGACATATCTGCGCGGAGCTGGCGCCGCTCATCCACCGGATGCTCTCCGAGGAGCCCTCGTCCAGAGGCAGTGCGAGAGAGGTGGCCGAGGCGCTCGAGCGCACGGCGAATTCAACCGGGCCCGATGTGGATCAGCCCATCACTTCAACACGTCAGGCTCGGTTGGCCTCCGCGCGCCAGACCCCATCGGGGACGCCGCGATTCGCGGTAGCGGTGGGGATGTTCTTGGTTCTTGGAGTGTGGTGGACCTGGAAGTGGCCACGGGATGAAGGAGCGGTGGAAGCGGCTCAACAAGCGCGGGACGGTGGCGAGGCGGACGCAGGGACCGTGGGCCTCGCCGATACCGTGCGCTCAATCCCCGTGCGTGTGGAGCAGCTTGGGTTCGAGCGAAGCGGCATTGGCCTGAACATGCCCAAGAAGCCAATTCCAGGCCAGCGGCGGCCGCCTTGCGAGAAGCCAGAAGTCGAGATCAACGGTGGGTGCTGGATAGCCCTACGAGATGCAGTCTCCCCATGTGGGGATCGTTCATACGAGTGGCAGAAGGGGTGTTACCTGCCCATGTTCGAGGCTCCGCAGCCCTCGACTTCGGACCCGCCGAACCCACCTCATGCGCGCTGA